The window GGCTCTCTCTGGTCTTCCGCCTGATTGTCGGCGCGGTTTTTGTCTACGCCGCTCTCGACAAGATCATGCACCCCGACGGCTTCGCCAAGGCGGTGAGCAACTACCGCATCCTGCCCGGATCGCTCATCAACCTCGTCGCGCTCTTCTTGCCCTGGCTTGAGCTGCTCACCGGCGCCGCGTTGATCCTCGGCACCAAAGTCGAGGGCGCATCATTCCTCATTAGCGGCATGCTCGTGATCTTCTTGATCGCCGTCACCGCCACCCTGATCCGCGGCATCAGCATCGACTGCGGCTGCTTTACCACTTCTTCGGCGGGACGCAAGGCCGGCTGGGGTTTGTTGGTGCAGGACACGCTCCTGCTTTTGCTGTCGTTGCATCTGCTCGCGCGCGGCCCCGGACGCTTCGCGCTGGAAGCCAAACGCGCTTAGCCGCCGATTCGCCGGCCAGCCGCCTGACCTGACCTTGTCACCGAGCGACCCCGCGCAATGAACTCGACCACCTTCCTGGCCCGTCACTACAACACGATGACCGGGTTTCCCGGCCGTATCGACAGCCTCGCGCAGATGATCGAACCCTGGGTGCGGGAGTGGAATGTCCGCGCCGCCCTCGATGCCGGCTGCGGCGGCGGCGCATTGATGTTTGCGCTGGATCGCCTCGGTGTGGAGCCGGTCGGGCTAGATCTGTCCGAATCAATGCTGCGTCTGGCGCTCGACAACGCCCGCGCCGCCGGCAAGTCCTGGCGCTTCGCCGGCGCGCCGTTTCCGTCGGCCGGCGCGATCTTCCCGCGCCGTTTCGATGCGGTTTTCGTCCTGGGCAACGCCTTCATCGGGCTGGACGGGGAGAGGGCGATGCGCGAATCGCTCGATGGCCTGCGCGCCTCCCTCAAGCCGGGCGGACACATCCTGATTCAAAACCTCAACTTCGAGCCGTTCTTCCTCGGTCTCAAACGCCTCATCAACCGGCGCGTCGTCGGCGACTGGCGCTATCTGCGATATGCCGTCCCGCTCGATGACCGCCGCTTGTTCTTCACCGCCATCGCCGACTCGGAGCGGGAACCGCTCGAACTGGTGACCAATATCTGGCAGCGCTGGGATCGTGATCGCATGGTCGATTGTCTGCACGCCTCCGGCTTCACCGAGATCGCCATCTACGGCGGCATCAACCGCTCCCCCTATGAACCCCGATCATCCACCGATCTGGTGCTTGCGGCGCGCGGGTAAGCTCTACAAATGAAAAAGGCCTCGTCCCCGTTCGAGGCCCTCTTCACTTCTACTGCCCCTTCCCACCTATGAGAGCAGTACCGCTTGTGTGTTCGGGATCGGAGTCGATTGCCAGGCGCCCATCCGTTGGCTTCAGGAATCATCCCTGAGAAGCTCTACTCCACCCTCGACTCCGACCTCCCTCGGTGTTGCGACGAAGAGTCTTACAGGTCCACACCGATTCT is drawn from bacterium and contains these coding sequences:
- a CDS encoding MauE/DoxX family redox-associated membrane protein — its product is MNALLKNEWLSLVFRLIVGAVFVYAALDKIMHPDGFAKAVSNYRILPGSLINLVALFLPWLELLTGAALILGTKVEGASFLISGMLVIFLIAVTATLIRGISIDCGCFTTSSAGRKAGWGLLVQDTLLLLLSLHLLARGPGRFALEAKRA
- a CDS encoding class I SAM-dependent methyltransferase, encoding MNSTTFLARHYNTMTGFPGRIDSLAQMIEPWVREWNVRAALDAGCGGGALMFALDRLGVEPVGLDLSESMLRLALDNARAAGKSWRFAGAPFPSAGAIFPRRFDAVFVLGNAFIGLDGERAMRESLDGLRASLKPGGHILIQNLNFEPFFLGLKRLINRRVVGDWRYLRYAVPLDDRRLFFTAIADSEREPLELVTNIWQRWDRDRMVDCLHASGFTEIAIYGGINRSPYEPRSSTDLVLAARG